ACTGGATGTACTTTTCCGAAGGAATCCTGTCGTTTACGCCCGAAGTCGGTTCGGGCAGCGACGGGTTCTGGCCGAATCCGGCGCGCATCCCGACACTGGTCAACGAGAATATACCGGGCAATCTGCTCCTGATCGATCTGGCTGACTCGCCGCAGCGCATTCTCCCGCCGGTGATGCCGACCTGGGTCTCACCCGACACCGTGACGGTCCCCGACTACACGCTGACCTGGTCCGACCCGGGCGGCCTCAATGGCGCGGTCGCCTTCCGTCTGACCGAACTCGTCGGCCGCGCGGTGATCACCGACTTCACCGACGATGACAGCCACTGGAATCTCGGCGGTTTCAGTTTGTCGCCGACGCGCGGCTACAACAGCACCGAGAGTTTCTGGGGCGGCTCCAGCAACAACCGGCGTGCCCGGCTGGTGGCCCGGAACTACTATCGCCCGGCGGCGGGCGACACGCTCCGGGCGCGGATGTGGTACAACATCGAGACCGACTGGGACTATGCCTACGCCGAGGTGTCCAATGACTTCGGCGCGAACTGGTACACTTTGCCCGGGAACGTCACCACCAACACCAACCCGCACGGAACCAATCGCGGCAACGGCATCACCGGCTCTTCGGGCGGCAATTTTGTCGAGGCCAAGTTCCCGCTGACCCCGTACATCGGCGAAGAGGTACTCATCCGCTTCTCGTATGAGACCGACGGCGCCGAACTGTGGGACGGCGTCTGGATCGACAACATTTCGCCGGTCGTGACCTTTGCCTCTGAGGTCGAACTGGAAGCGGCGACACCCGCCAGCACCTACCCGGTCACGGGCAAGGCGCCGGGTGACTACTTCTACACGCTGCGTTCCACCGACGCGCACGGCCAGCAGAGCGTGACCACGCCGCCGCATGTGGTGACCGTTGACTACGCCACTTGCGACTGCACCTGCCACGCCGATCCGTCGTGCGACGGCTCGGTCAACGTGCTGGACGTCATTGAGACGGTCAGCATCGCTTTCCGCGGCGCCACACCCACGATCGATGCCTCCTGCCCGCACGCTCCGGCGGGACGCGCGGACGTTAATTGCGATGGGGCGACCAGTGTGATCGACGTGGTCCGCGTGGTCGGAGTCGCGTTCCGCGGCGAAAACCCGGCCGTCAACTTCTGCGACCC
This sequence is a window from bacterium. Protein-coding genes within it:
- a CDS encoding M14 family zinc carboxypeptidase, which codes for MRSVRVGLLVVAMLAALAGTVETVWALDAADMEFLNKKIVARWNITGKGQIEAALARGVDILEDHPNYAAGAFTVLVSADELDRLRADGYKLDVLDPDWYASYSAKSSATMGGFLTWAEAVGGFNSKLDSFHTAYPSITTAKFSIGDSYEGNPLWAIKISDNPDVDESEPEILFTAVHHAREPIGMEVVLHTIRTLMFNYGTDPVITQLVNEREIYVLPFVNPDGYLYNEMISPTGGGMWRKNRRIVQTTPTIVYGTDPNRNYGHMWGFDNVGSSPNPSSDTYRGPSAFSEPENQLVRDWVQSRNFVIAVNYHSYSNLFLWAPGYDEFYTADEPLFRAMGDSVTSFNGYSPQPGWALYVTNGDSDDWMYFSEGILSFTPEVGSGSDGFWPNPARIPTLVNENIPGNLLLIDLADSPQRILPPVMPTWVSPDTVTVPDYTLTWSDPGGLNGAVAFRLTELVGRAVITDFTDDDSHWNLGGFSLSPTRGYNSTESFWGGSSNNRRARLVARNYYRPAAGDTLRARMWYNIETDWDYAYAEVSNDFGANWYTLPGNVTTNTNPHGTNRGNGITGSSGGNFVEAKFPLTPYIGEEVLIRFSYETDGAELWDGVWIDNISPVVTFASEVELEAATPASTYPVTGKAPGDYFYTLRSTDAHGQQSVTTPPHVVTVDYATCDCTCHADPSCDGSVNVLDVIETVSIAFRGATPTIDASCPHAPAGRADVNCDGATSVIDVVRVVGVAFRGENPAVNFCDPCNP